A region of Phyllostomus discolor isolate MPI-MPIP mPhyDis1 chromosome 15, mPhyDis1.pri.v3, whole genome shotgun sequence DNA encodes the following proteins:
- the LOC114512436 gene encoding alpha-1,3-mannosyl-glycoprotein 4-beta-N-acetylglucosaminyltransferase-like protein MGAT4E has translation MNFALSLSEYFLMIEDRVQCTPKFVSAIYWALSAWRERPWVTLEFSGLSFSGKVFHTSDLARLTAFLHLFAKDVPTHLLLSEFRLLSAQHVPIRFSSSVFHPVRSYSMPADTCFPVEKEPAFGEPDNPVASVLTDMSTVSSSPPEYAYVLNKESYYTLHPLRGNHLTVVLERPQKVIRVEVLTGSDKQGLYRLQQGQVELGYSPLPHSEGCARYALLGPLVEGHLDQRVFYAADSAEQLSCIRLLVLAAQDSWLLIRQIRVWTQPEEEEES, from the coding sequence ATGAACTTtgctctcagcctctctgaatACTTTCTGATGATCGAAGACCGTGTTCAGTGCACCCCCAAGTTCGTCTCTGCCATCTactgggcactgtcagcctggagAGAACGGCCCTGGGTGACCCTGGAGTTCTCCGGCCTGAGCTTCTCCGGGAAAGTCTTCCACACCAGCGACCTCGCCCGCCTAACGGCGTTCCTCCACCTCTTCGCCAAAGACGTGCCCACTCACCTGCTTCTCTCTGAATTCCGCCTTCTCTCGGCCCAGCACGTCCCGATCCGCTTCAGTTCCTCGGTCTTCCACCCCGTGCGCAGTTACTCCATGCCTGCGGACACCTGCTTTCCTGTGGAAAAGGAACCGGCCTTCGGCGAGCCGGACAACCCGGTAGCCAGCGTCCTCACTGACATGAGCACAGTATCAAGTTCGCCTCCCGAGTACGCTTACGTGCTGAACAAGGAGAGCTACTACACCCTCCACcccctgagaggcaaccacctgACCGTGGTTTTGGAAAGGCCACAGAAAGTCATCCGGGTGGAGGTGCTGACAGGCTCTGACAAACAAGGGCTGTACCGGCTGCAGCAGGGCCAAGTGGAGCTGGGCTACAGCCCCCTGCCGCACTCCGAAGGCTGTGCTCGCTACGCCCTGCTCGGGCCGCTGGTGGAGGGACACTTGGACCAGAGGGTCTTCTATGCAGCAGACTCTGCGGAGCAGCTGAGCTGCATACGGCTGCTGGTGCTGGCCGCTCAGGACTCCTGGCTGCTCATCAGGCAGATCAGGGTCTGGACGcagcctgaggaggaggaggagagctag
- the LOC114512234 gene encoding alpha-1,6-mannosyl-glycoprotein 4-beta-N-acetylglucosaminyltransferase-like, with protein sequence MVVREVSSAPGPASSRLRGCTFWPISALRPATPVFFSTLETVLNTQCVGLSSCVPRGEQPQLELQLQSCYVGAQLSECAPGPRTEQQLRAFPAGTMRESLWVPAVTAVAVLSVFLFVTENPFDPTSFLSVEEKKLVAWQRARMQLDPGRTHHLETFKDMQKNSEPLRNVNSRILIGAPPGKKKLLAIGICAAPPPQGSSLVGTLRSLFSASSSSERKHFTVLLHVVDPDPKGSGWLAQMTRNLSALFKPHVQARELVVITTPLASSLPLKDLKETVGDPPAHVALRSGQNRGYASLMNFATQLSDYFLMVEDDVHCAPGFVTQIATAASAWAHRPWATLEFSRLGLTGKLFRTGDLPRVARFLLLFHREMPCARLLAHLRDLERSTLVRFLPPLFQRSGGSSRFEEEDVGSPSNPAASVHTSLEAANSSVPSSAYSLDESCFYARSAEAGSHLTVVLDTPAQVSRVQVQTGSGPRGENRLKEGHVELGYDSSNRVSDCDDYVLLGPLVDGSLDRRVLSHRAGRRVKCVRVLVTARTPSAVVLRHIRLWAG encoded by the exons ATGGTCGTCAGGGAGGTGTCATCTGCACCAGGGCCAGCGTCCTCTCGCCTCAGAGGATGCACTTTCTGGCCCATCTCAGCACTGCGCCCTGCCACCCCAGTTTTCTTCTCGACTTTGGAGACAGTCCTGAACACTCAATGTGTGGGACTCAGTTCCTGTGTACCCAGAGGAGAACAACCTCAGCTGGAACTACAGCTCCAGTCATG CTATGTGGGAGCACAGCTGTCTGAGTGCGCCCCCGGGCCGCGGACCGAGCAGCAGCTGCGAGCGTTCCCGGCCGGCACCATGAGAGAGTCCCTGTGGGTGCCTGCTGTCACGGCGGTGGCGGTGCTCTCGGTCTTCCTCTTTGTCACAGAAAACCCCTTCGACCCCACGAGCTTCCTCTCCGTG GAGGAAAAGAAGCTGGTAGCTTGGCAGAGAGCCCGGATGCAGCTTGACCCTGGTAGAACACACCACCTGGAAACCTTCAAGGACATGCAGAAAAACTCAGAACCACTCAGAAACGTGAACTCCCGAATCTTGATTGGAGCCCCTCCCGGCAAAAAGA AACTGCTGGCCATAGGCATCTGtgcagcgccccctccccaggggagcAGCCTCGTGGGCACCCTGCGgtccctcttctctgcctcctcctcgtCGGAGCGGAAGCACTTCACTGTCCTGCTGCACGTGGTGGACCCCGACCCCAAGGGCTCCGGGTGGCTCGCTCAGATGACCCGCAACCTCTCTGCCCTGTTTAAGCCCCACGTCCAGGCCAGAGAACTTGTGGTGATCACCACTCCACTTGCAAGCAGCCTGCCCTTGAAGGACCTGAAGGAGACCGTTGGTGACCCTCCTGCCCACGTGGCCCTCCGCTCCGGGCAGAACAGGGGCTACGCCTCCCTCATGAACTTCGCCACCCAGCTCTCTGACTACTTCCTGATGGTCGAAGATGACGTGCACTGTGCCCCCGGGTTTGTGACCCAGATAGCCACCGCGGCGTCTGCCTGGGCGCACCGGCCGTGGGCGACTCTGGAGTTCTCCCGGCTGGGCCTCACCGGGAAGCTCTTCCGCACGGGAGACCTGCCCCGAGTCGcccgcttcctcctcctcttccaccgGGAGATGCCCTGTGCCCGGCTCCTCGCCCACTTGCGGGACCTCGAGCGGAGCACGCTGGTCCGGTTCCTGCCCCCGCTCTTCCAGCGCTCGGGCGGCTCCTCGCGCTTTGAGGAGGAGGACGTCGGCTCGCCCAGCAACCCAGCCGCCTCCGTCCACACCAGCCTGGAGGCCGCCAACAGCTCTGTGCCCTCAAGCGCCTACAGCCTGGACGAGAGCTGCTTCTACGCCAGGTCGGCGGAGGCCGGCAGCCACCTGACTGTGGTTCTGGACACGCCCGCCCAGGTGTCCCGAGTGCAGGTGCAGACGGGCTCCGGCCCGAGAGGGGAGAACCGGCTGAAGGAGGGGCACGTGGAACTGGGCTATGACTCCAGCAACAGGGTCAGCGACTGTGACGACTACGTCCTGCTGGGGCCCCTGGTGGACGGCAGCCTGGACAGGCGGGTGCTGTCGCACAGGGCCGGGAGGAGGGTGAAGTGTGTGCGTGTGCTTGTGACAGCCCGCACGCCCTCCGCCGTCGTGCTCAGGCACATTCGCCTGTGGGCCGGGTGA